A genomic window from Schistocerca piceifrons isolate TAMUIC-IGC-003096 chromosome 10, iqSchPice1.1, whole genome shotgun sequence includes:
- the LOC124718669 gene encoding natterin-4-like produces MDNLNAYYWQVCRGGHVPHGAVMAGPDKDGAPVYVGRAHHAGDLVPAKVVPKKGGAYVPHNGQEHFKTAFEVLCGGSPAWMYAKAGHVPPSGYRVGQTSTGERLFVGRVMHDGATAVGKIHPSHGVCYIPYGGREIGKSEYEVLITN; encoded by the exons ATGGACAATCTCAATG CTTACTACTGGCAGGTGTGCAGGGGCGGACACGTCCCCCACGGTGCGGTGATGGCGGGGCCCGACAAGGACGGCGCTCCCGTGTACGTTGGAAGGGCTCACCACGCAGGTGACCTCGTGCCGGCCAAGGTGgttccaaagaagggcggcgcctACGTGCCCCACAACGGCCAGGAACACTTTAAGACCGCCTTTGAG GTGCTCTGTGGTGGCAGCCCCGCCTGGATGTATGCAAAAGCAGGTCACGTGCCGCCCTCGGGGTACCGCGTGGGGCAGACGTCCACAGGAGAGCGGCTGTTCGTTGGCCGTGTGATGCACGACGGCGCCACCGCCGTTGGCaag ATTCATCCGTCCCACGGCGTGTGCTACATCCCCTATGGTGGCAGAGAGATAGGCAAGAGTGAGTACGAGGTGCTGATCACAAATTAG